GGGTACGACGTGGTGAAAAGCGAGGCCCACGAACTAAAGGCGCGCCTGGGGGTGCTGTGGAACTACGACAACTTCGCAGCCGGGCCCGAGGCCTCCGACACCTACGCCTCGGGCAAGGCGGCCGCCGACTACGAGTGGCGCATCTCCGACACGGTCACCTTCCAGCAGGCCCTGGACTACTCGATCTCGTTCGACGACACCGACGTCTACTTCCTGAACTCCACCTCGGGCCTGGTCGTGGCCCTGGCCGGAAACCTCTCGCTCGGCCTGAGCTACACCGTGAACTACCAGAACGCCCTGCCCGCGCCCGACGCCGAGCACGTGGACACGAAGTTCCTGACCTCGCTGGTGGTGGACTTCTGACCCTGCCGCTCCCCCAACTCCGCCGCTTCCCCACCGAAGGGCGATCCGACTGCGGGCATCCTGGCACGGGAGGGCCACGGCCGCCTCTGCTCCCGGGCTTGAGTCGGCCGGGCGGTTTGCCTACACTCGGCCCGGTTCGCGTTTCCCCTGTCTCTTGCCGGGAGGAGATCCCATGCGGTTCGCACGCTCTTGGAAGACGCCCACGGCCCTGATCCTGTTGTTCTCGTTCCTTTGCCTCTCGCTGCCCACCTCGCCGGCCGTGGCCGGATGGATCCCGACCCGCCGGGTGCTCTCGCCCCAGGAGCGGCTGGCCACGGCGCTGGAGCGCCAGGAGATCGCCGACGCGCTGCGGCAACTCGGGATCGACCCGGCCGAGGCCCACCGCCGGGCCCTGGGGCTCTCGGACGCCGAGGCCCGGGAGGCCCTGGAGCGGCTCGACACCCTGCCGGCCGGCGGCGACCCCCTCGTGGCCATCGTGACAACTGCGGCCTTCGTGTTCGTGGTGCTCCTGATCACGGACATCCTCGGGTACACGGACGTGTTCCCCTTTGTGAAGCGCACGGTCCGGTGAGGGGCCGCGCGGCGAACGCCGTGAGCCGCCCGCCGTGGGGGTGACGGGCCAGGCCCCCTTCCTCCACCCCGTGTCCTGGCGGCCTCGGCCGGTCGTTTCGGCCCTCCTCGCGCTCGCCCTGGTCGCGGCCGGGTGCGCGCCCCGGCTGGCCCTGCGCCGGGCCGGGCTGCCCGAGGCCGCCCGGGTGGAGGGGGTGCCGGTGATCCGGCAGACCCGCAACCACTGCGGCCCGGCCGCCTTGGCCATGGTCCTGGCCTGGGCCGGCCGCCCGGCCGACCCGGCCGACCTCGGCCCCCTGGTGTACACCCCGGCCCGCAAGGGCACGTTCCCCTCTGACCTGGCCCGCGAGGCCCGCGGCCGGGGCCTCCTGGCCTGGAGAGTCCCCCCCCAGCCGGAAAGTCTGTTCGCCGAGGTGGCCGCCGGCCACCCCGTGCTGGTGCTGGAGAACCGGGGCCTGTCGTGGGCCCCGGTGTACCACTACTCGGTGCTGGTGGGGTACGGCCCGGGCGGGGTGATCCTGCACGCGGGCGGCGAGCTTCCCGAGGAGGTGGCCACCGGCACGTTCGTGCGCACCTGGCTCCGGGCCGGCGGGTTCGGCCTGGTGGTGCTGCCGCCCGGGGAGCTGCCGGCCACGGCAGGCCCGGAGGACGTCCTCGACGCCCTGGCCGACCTGGAGGAGGCCGGCCGCACCGCCGAGGCGGCCCGGGGGTACCGGGCCTTTCTCGCGCGCTGGCCCGAGGACTGGCGGGGAGCGTTCGGATGGGGCAACGCGCTGTGGGCGGCGGGCGACCTGGCCGGCGCCGAGGCCGCGCTGCGCCGAGCCCACGCCACGGCACCCGAACGGCCCGAGCCCCTGAACAACCTGGCCCTGGTTCTGGCCCGGTTGGGCCGCCGCGACGAGGCCCGGGCGGTGGCCCGCATGGCGGTGGAGGCGGCCGAGCGGCTGGGGCTTGACCCCGGACCGTACCGGGAGACGGAGAGGCAGGCTGGGACGGTAGGACGGTAGGACGTTGGGACGCTGGAGCGGCGGCGATGGGGCGTCACACGAGTTGCGAGAGGAACGTGGCCGCAGGCACCATGAGACCGGATGGAGACCGGATGGGACGTTGACAGGTTATAAAGTTGTTCTCACCCTCCCTCCGTCAACCGGACCATTTGCCACACCGACGCCTGCGTCCGCCCCGTTCGCTGGGCCAACGTGTCGAACGTCGTCCCCGCCTCCTGCCGCGCCCGCCGGGCGCAGGCCACCTTCCGCTCCCGGCTCGGGCCCGTGATCGCCGCTACATCCACTCCGAGGTCCCTGGCCACATCCCCAGCGACCACCCAACTCCGGTGGCCCCCTTACAACAACTAAATAACCTGTCAGCGTTATCATTGCTTGAGAGCTTGAGGAAAGAAAGGTTCAGGGGGCACATCGTAAAGAATCAGAAGACAAAAAGGAATCTATACAAAAAGAGGCCCTCCTGGCACAAGGTTTCCACCCAGAAACCCCTGCACACAGGAGGACCTCAAGATGAGTAGCGATGTCAAACGTCTGGAGTGGTTCCGTCAGTTCCGGTCCAAAGTCCGGGGCTCCAACGATTACCTCGTCATCGGGATCGACGTGGCTAAAGAGAAGCACCACGCGTTCTTCGGTACCTCTGGCGGCACCACCCTTTACAAGCGATTCGTGTTTGCCAATACCCGAGAAGGGTTCGAACGTCTGCGCGAGTTGGCCCGGGATCTCCAGCAGCGCCACGGCCTTTCGGAGCGGGTGTTCGGGCTGGAGCCCACGGGAGTGTACCACAAGCCGCTGCTGGCGTACCTCATCGAGCGGGGCGAGTGCGTGGTGCAGGTGTCCAACGTGGCGGTCCAACGCAATCGGGAGCTTTTGGACGGTCGCTGGGACAAGAACGACGCAGCCGACACAGCGAACGTGGCCGACCTGGTGGGCCAGGGGCGGGTGCTGTTCCCCGATGCTCCTGGAGAGCCGCTGCGGGAGTTGCGCAACCTGGTGCGGGCACGGGTGCGGCTCAAGAAGCGAGAGCACGCCCTTCGGATGCGGATTCGCAATCACCTGGTGGCCCAGTTCTTCCCCGAGTTGGAGCGGGCCTACGGCCGGGGGATTGCCGACCGGGTGGTGCTCCAGGTGATCCGACACGGCATGGATCCGCGCGAGATCGCCCAGATGGAGTTCGAGGCGTTTTGGAACCGCATCGCCCTTCCGAGGTGGAACATCCGCCAGGAGCGGAAGGTGCGCGAGGTCTGGGAGGCCGCGAAGACGTCGATCGGGTGCCCGATGGACGAGACCATCCGGTGGGAGGCCAAACGCCTCGTCGAGGAACTGGACCTCGTGCGAACGCACTTGGTCGAGGTGGAGCAGCAGATGCGCGAGAGCCTCTTGGGATTTCCCGAGGCCCGGAGCCTCCTGTCCATCCCGGGCGTCGGCCCGGTGTTGGCCGCCATGGTGCTGGCCGCCATCGGCGATCCCCACCGGTTCCAGCACCGACGGCAGGTCGTTCGCTTGGCCGGACTGGATCTGTGTGCGAGCCGCAGCGGGAAGACGAGCGATCGGGCTGTGCCCAAGATCTCCAAGCAGGGTAAGGGGGCGTTACGCTACGCCCTGGTCCATGCGGCCATCATCGCAGCCCACCAGAACCCGGCAATCCGGGCGTACTTCACCCGGTGCCTGGAGGGGCGCCAGCATGAGCGGGGCATCCGGCAGAAGATGTACGTCAAACTGGCCGCCAAGCTCCTGGTGGTGGCCTGGCACCTGATGAAGACCCGGTCGGTGTTCGACCCGGAGCGGTTCCTGGCGGGGCAGACCGGGTAGCGGTCCACCGACTCCGACAACTTGGTTCGGCGGGAGAGCCCGATTAGCAACGTAGAGGCAGAAGACCTCGGGCGGGACAATCCTGGGCCTCTCTGCCGGATCTGCGAACCTGGATGAGGAGTGGTGGACGCTGCGGTACCAGACAGGAGGGCCGCGGACGTCGGGTTGCCCGATAACGGTGAGGTTGCAGATCCGCCGAGGCAGAGACGTCGCCGACGTGATCCGATCGGGGGTGGGGTGTACCCGAAAACCATGGGTTCGCTCAACCACTTGTTATCACAGCATAAATTTTTTGCTTGACGGAGGGACTATAGAGTGTCCCCCACCCCCACACCGGGATCAGCTCGGCCGCCGGCCGTGCTTGGTGGATCACGAACCGCTCCGTAGACCGGCGCATGCACCCAGCAAGTCTTGACGCGGCTCCCCTGCGTTGCTTTACTGCAACGTAAAGCAAAAACGGGAGGCGCCCTCATGCCAGTGGCTCGTCTGAGCAGCAAGTCCCAGATCGTGATACCGGCCGCCATCCGCCGTCGCCTCGGCCTGAAGGCCGGCGACCTTCTGGAGATCCGGCAAGAGGGGAATTCCGTCGTCGTCCGGAAGGCCGAGCGGTCCGCTCTCGACGAACTCGAAAGAATCGGGGGCGATCTGTGGCGGGGCTCCGCGGAGGCCCTGAAGAAGGAGCGGGAGGAATGGGACGGGTGACTCCCGAAGACATCCCCCCGGGCTCGACCGTTGGCATCGACACGGTGGCGTGGATCTACCTCCTCGAGCGCCATCCTGTTCACTACCCGACGGCACGGCGGTTTTTCGCACGCCTGGAGGCCGGGGAACTCCAAGGCGTGGCTGCAAGCCTCGTGTTCACGGAACTCTTGGTCCCGGCCTATCGGGCAGGAGAACCCCGCCGCGCCCGGGAACTCGCAAGAATCCTAGAAAACTTCCCGCACCTTCGGATTCTGGACCTCACCCCGTCCATCGCGTTGCGCGCGGCAGACCTGCGCGCCCGGTACGGGCTCCGCACCCCGGACGCGATCCACTGCGCCACGGCGACGGCCGCCCGGTGCGACGCCGTGCTCACAAACGACGCGGCGTTCCTGCGCATATCCTCGGAACTCACCGTGTACCTCTTCGAGGCTCCCAGCCAAGATCCCTGGCTGGAGGCAGTGCCATCCTTCCCAACCGAATAACCGAACAACGTTCCCCCTCTGGGACGCAACTTATTAACCTTGCAGCGGCCATCCCCCATGGGCCTACGTCAAGCACGCCCTGCACGAACGCCCCCAAAGTCACCCCGGAACGAACAGCGGCACACCGGAGTTCTCGGCCGCCTTCTTCAGGTCCCGATCGAGCGTGGCCAGGGGCAGCCCCCTGCGGATGGCGAGGTCCAGGTAGGCCGCGTCGTAGGACGACAGGCCGTGGGTGCGCCCGAGCGCGTGCACCCGTGTCCAGGTCTCGTTGCCCGCAGGCGTCTCGATCTGGATCGGCAGTGCGAGGAGGCGGTCCAGGAACTGGGTCGCCTGCGCTTCAGAGATCCTCTTTCGGCGCTCGGCAACGAGGAGAACGTTTGCGGCCTCCAGCGGCCACAGGCAAGGGACAACCGCTCCTCCGGCCACCACAGCGTCCAAAACGGCCTCGGTGAACTCCGTGGTTTCGTCCTCGAAACACCACGCCAAGGCCACGGAGCAGTCGACAACCACAGTGCTCACCGCCGGCCTTCCTCGATCATCTCGCGGATCGTCAGGCCGTCGAGTCGGGCCCCCCGCCGCAGGCGCCTGAGGTCGGCCGCCGCAGAGGTTGCGTCCCGGACCCCGTCCGGGACCGGCGTCAGGACGGCGACGGGAACCCCTCTGCGCGTAATGGTGATGCGCTCGCCCGAGGCCACCCGGTCGAGCAGCGCCGAGAGGTGTGTCTTCGCCTCGTAGGCCCCGATCGTTTCCATTGCATCTCCCTCCTTCCGACTAGTTTGCAGACTAGTCTATCCGGGCCACGGCGGCTCCGCAAGCCCCGGGCCGGCAGAGGGGGCCGACACCGTGCGTGACGAGCCCAGGGGACTCTTTTTGGGGTCTGGTCGGGATGTGGGAACGCCGGTGATGAACCGACTGCGGACCGGCTACGCCGTGACCTTCGACTGCCGCCACCGCCGTGCCGGCCGGTTGTGTTCGTGGCGAGGAAGTAGGCCGAGGAGATCGTGATCTACGGCGAGATTCTGAAGACGCAGCCGAGCCGGCGCGGGAACCGAAGCCCAAGCCGAAGGCCCCCCTCTACGACCCCCAACAGGAGACCGGAGGGGACGTTGACAGGTTATAAAGTTGTTCTCACCCTCCCTCCGTCAACCGGACCATTTGCCACACCGACGCCTGCGTCCGCCCCGTTCGCCGGGCCAACGCGTCAAACGTCGTCCCCGCCTCCTGCCGCGCCCGCCGGGCGCAGGCCACCTTTCGCTCCCGGATCGGGCCCGTGATCGCCGCTACATCCACTCCGAGGTCCCTGGCCACCTCCCCAGCGACCACCCAACTCCGGTGCCCCCCTTACAATAACTAAATAACCTGTCCCCACCCCCCAGCGTAGGGCTTCCGGTTCCGAGGCATCCACCCGCACCTCCAGCTCGGCACCACCTGCCACCGGCATGCGGGCCACCGGCATGCGGGGTGGCCTCGGGCAGATCGACTCGCCCGAGTGCTACGCCGGCCGGATCATCCCTAGCACCACCGCCAACGTCAAAACTCCGGCTGGCAGGCAAGCTCCACGGTGTAGCTGCCGGTGGTGCCCAGCGACACGTCTTCGAGCCGTTCGCCGTCCCGGAGCGGGAGGGTGACGGACGCGCTGAACGAGAGGGGGAGCCAGGCGCCGCACCCCTCTTCCGAGGATACCTGGCCGGTCTGTTCGTGCGACACGGTGAGCGCTGCAGTGGGAGGGCTGTCGCCCGTCCCGGGCTGCACGGCGCCGGCCACCGTGACCCGGTCGGTACCGTCGATAGTCCAGGAGCATCCGGTTCCGTCCGCCGACAGGAACTGCCCCGCCCCGGTCAGGGGCAGGTCCGCCTGTCCGCTCACCGGGTGGGCCGGATCGTCGAGATCGATCTTCACCTCCACCTCGCCGTCCACCTCGACCCAGCTGGCGTATCCGCCCCCGCTCTGGTCCGTACGCCATTCGTAGCGCAGCACGAACGCGTCGCACGACTCGTGCCACGACACCACCACCGGCGCGGTGCCGGCGTAGATGCGCGGGGGCACGAACGCCAGGAGCTGGGGGCTGGTGATGCCGGCCGCCTGGAGGGCCGGCTTTACGTCCACCCAGGCCCCCACCGCGCCGACCTCTTCCACGTAGGTGCCGTTTCCGCCGGCCTCCTCCGCCACGGCCTGGAGCTGGAGTTCGGCCTTGCCGTCCGCGTCCGTCACCCCGTCCTGGCCGATCATCGTCGCGTGCTCGTCGAACACCACGGGCACGTCCCACGACACCAGGGCGTTCCAGAGCCCGCCCTGGAGGGGCTTCCAGGCGACGTCCGTCAGCACCCCGCACCCCACGTCGAACGTCGCGTCGGGGACGTAGTCGGCCTCCACGGTGACGCTGTAGGTGACGGTGTCGCCCGGTCCGTCGTGGCCCTCGTGGATCTCCGTGGTCGATGCCTCGATCCGCGCCGTGGCCGCCTGCGCGAGCACGGCCCCGTGGATCGCGAGATACGCCTGGTATCCGGACAGGACCAGGGTCGTCTCGCTGCCAGCCAGCCCCCAGAACGAGACCAGGTTCCCGCCGATGATCGTGCCCCCGCACCCCGTTTGCGCGACGGAACGCCCGCCGCGCCGGGAGGCGGCCTGGCCGTTGGGGGGCACGAAAGTGTCCAGAAGGAGGAGCCACTGCTGGAGCGGGGTGAGTCGGGGCGCGTCGTCGAAGTCCAGGCCCGTGGCGGCCAGCAGTTTCACGAAGGGGTGGTCCGGGTGGGCGGCGTAGACCGCCCGGTACACCGACTGCAGCTCCTCGGCCGTGCCGGTGTAGCCGTGTGCCTGCACCACCTCGGCGTACGCGTCGAACGGGGCCGCCGCTCCGCCGGCCATGGCCGCGAGCATCGGGACCTCGAAGTCGTACAGCCAGAAATCCTCCTCGCTCTGTTCGGAGCCGGCCAGCACCTGCTGGCCGTCCGGGGTGTACACCCCGATCCCCAGCAACGCGAGCATCTGCCAGACGCCCTGTTCGGCCCGGTCCGGGTCGGCCAGGCTCTCCGCGACGTTCTGAGCCGGATCGGTTTCGGCCGGGGGCGTGTCCCCTCCGGCCGAGCCGCCACCGCCCCCACACCCGGCGACCCAGCCGCCGGCGAGAGCAAAGACCGCGCACAGGGCGTAGATCCGAGTTCGCAACGGGCGACGCACGCGATTTCTCCCTTCTTTTGAGATGCACCGATGGAAAAGGCCTTTGCAAACTCCTTAATTTTAGAGACAAAAACCATACCCCATCCTCCCTCCCGCCGGCAACCGCCAGGGCCACGGCCAGGTCGAGCCCGGACGCGCCCCGGGCCCCGGGGATCGACACGGCCAGGCCGTTCTTGTACACGTTGGGGTCCACCCACACCTCGATCGCCTCGGCCGTCTCCCCCTCCAACAAAGAGGCCGCGGCGGCCGCCGCCAGGGCGATGGCCGAGGGCTCGGTGCACCCCAGGGCCGGGGCCACCTCCATGCGCAGCACGTCCTTTACGCCGGGGAGGGAGGGTTGACAGGTTATAAAGTTGTTCTCACCCTCCCTCCGTCAACCGGACCATTTGCCACACCGACGCCTGCGTCCGCCCCGTTCGCCGGGCCAACGCGTCAAACGTCGTCCCCGCCTCCTGCCGCGCCCGCCGGGCGCAGGCCACCCGCTCCCGGCTCGGGCCCGTGATCGCCAGAGACCACCCAACTCCGGTGGCCTCCTTACAATAACTAAATAACCTGTCAGCCCCACCCCCCGTAAATTTTTGCTTGACGGAGGGACTATAGAGTGTCCCCTCCCATGTCAGTTGGAAGGGGGGGTTGGAAGCCGGCCGCCCGGCGGGCCGAAGGCCCGAAGATCAGGCCTTGTGGAAGCGCACCGGCAGGCCGGCCGCGCGGAAGGCCTTGAACCGCTGCCGGGCCGGGCCGACCCGGTCGGGCAGGTCCACCGGGGCGAAGTCCACCACCCGGTCGAACCCCTGGATCTCGTCCGGACGGGCGTCCCGGGCCAGCACCAGGCACCGGGCGCCGTTGGGGTTGCCCGGCATCCAGCCCACGGCCACGGGGTCGTCGATGCCGTCCCCGCCCTGCCACAGGCCGTGGGGCACGAACGAGTCCTCCCGGAACTCCCACAGCAGGTCGTCCAGGTGCCGGGCGTCGGCCTGGGACTCGGCCCACACGTACACACGGAGCCCCGCGGCGTAGGCCTGCTCCACCCTCTCGCACAGGGCCAGGTCCCACCGGGGGCCTTTCACCTCGAAAAAGTCGATGCGCATGGGGTTTCACCTGCTAGGAGGCTGGAAGGCTAGGATGCTAGGATGCTAGGAGGCTGGAAAGCTAGAAAGCTGTAAGGCTCCCCCCCCTCACCCCGGCCCTCTCCCCCCGTTGGGGGGAGAGGGCGATCGTTTCACCTGCCCCTCGGGTTGGGCGAAAACCGCGACGTTACGGCGCGGCCACGGACGAGGGACGCCTCGTAGCCGCCCAGCCGCCAGGCTACCTCGCCGCCCAGCCTTCCTCACACAAACCGCAGCATCATGTCCCGGCAGGCCTCTTCGATGCGGTCCGGGCCGTAGGAGCGGGCCACCTCGGCCAGCAGGGACTCGGCCCGGGCCCGCACCTCGGGGATCTCCAGGTCGGAGAGCCCGTTCACCAGGCCGGCCCGCCGGGCCACCTGGTAGAGCCGCTGCTCCCCCGCATCCAGGGAGAGGAACGCGTCGCACCGGTCGAGCAGGGCCTGCTTCTCGTCGGGCAGCCGGCCCTCCAGGTCGCCCAGCAGGTTCATGATGTGGTCGCTCACCAGCCGGCTGTGGATGCCGTCGAGGGCCTCGATGAACCGCCGGATCTCGGCCACGATCTCGGCGTCGGTCTGGCGGGTGAGCCGGGCCTCGGGCCCGTGGAACTCGGACCAAAGGTCCACCTTGGGCCCCAGGGTCAGGGTGCGCAGCCGGATGAAGTCCGGGTCGATGGCGTTGAGCACCCGGGCCGAGTCCAGGGCATGGCCCTCACTCATCTCCCGGCCGCCCAGGCCTGGGATGATGTACTCGCTCAGCTCCAGGCCCGCCTCCTTGACCTTGCGGCCCGCCTTGATGTGGATCTCGGCCGTGGCCCCCTTCTTGATGAGCTCCAGAAGGGGGTCGTGGCCGGTCTCCATGCCGATGTGGATCCGGGTGAGGCCCAGCTCGCCGTAGGTCCGCAGCACCTCCACCGGCAGCCGGGCCACGGTGCGGGACCGGGCGTAGGTGGTGATCCGCTCCACCTCGGGGAACCGCTCCCGGAACCGGACGAGCACCCGTTTCAGGTTCTCGGGCTTCATGACCAGGGAGTCCGCGTCCTGGAGGAACGCGGTGCGGCCCCCATTGGCCAGGGCGTTGGCCACCATCCACTCGGCCTCGGTGGTCACCAGGCCCCGGGCCACCAGGGCGCGGGGCCCGTCGGAGCCCCCCTCGGCCCGCAGCCGGTCGCGGATGCGGGCCATCTCGTCGATCTGGGCCTCGATCTCCTCCACCGGCCTCAGGCTGAACCGGTGGCGCTTGTAGGTGCGGCAGAACCGGCACCGGTTCCAGGGGCAGTTGCGGGTCAGCCGCAGCAGGTAGCTACCCGCCTCGCTGGGGGGCCGAATCGGCCCGATCTCGAACTCCACCGCTTCGCTCATGGGTCTGCGCCCAACTCCTCCCGGGCCACCAGCGCGGCTCCGAACGCCCCCAGGAACTGGGGATCGGGGGGCACCTCCACGGCCGCGCCGGTGCGCTCGGCCATGATCTTGGCCACGATGGGAAACGCGGCCACCACGCCCCCGCTCATGACGATGAACTCGCCCAACGGGCCCATCTCCACCACCCGGGCGATCACCGAGTTGAAGATGCCCCGGCAGAGGTTCTCGGGCTCCTCGCCCTCGCGGATCAGCTTGATCACCTCGGTGGCCGAGAACACGGTGCAGAACGACGACAGGGTGATCTCGCGGGTGGCGCCCTCGGCCAGGGCCTCGATCCGCTCCAGGGGGATGTCGAGCCGGTGGGCGATCTCCTCCACGAACGCGCCGGTTCCGGCCGCACACTTGCGGTTCATCAGGAAGTTGGCCACCGTGCCGTCCCGGCGCACGTGGATGATCTTGTTGTCCTGGCCGCCGATGTCCACCACGTCCATCTCGCGGGGGAAAAAGTGGTAGGCGCCCTTGGCGTGGCACGAGATCTCGGTGCGCCGGGCGTCCGCGAACGGAACGTTGCGCCGGCCGTAGCCCGTGGCCACGGTGCACCCCACCCGGTCCACGCCGGCCGCGGACAGCACCTCGTCGCGCAGGTCGCGGGCCGCGTCCTCGAACCGGATGCCGGTGCGGCGCAGGGCCCGGCCGGCCACCCGGCCGTCCGGATCGAGCAGCACCGCCTTGGACCACGAGGAGCCCAGGTCGAGCCCCAGCACGTGGGCGGCCACGGCCCTACCCTCCGGCCGCGGCCCGGCCGGGCCCCAGCTGCTCGACGAAGGCCTCGATGTTGGTCTTGGCCTGCTCCTCCGAGAAGCACCGCAGATCGTTCAGGTCGCCGTAGATCACGATGAACGGCACCCCGGTCCTCTCCTTGAGCCGCTGGGGCAGGCCGTAGCGGGTGTTGGAGTTGTGGGGGCAGGTCTTGGCGTCGTGGTACACCACCCCGTCAACCTGGAACTCCTCGATCAGCCGGGCCATGATCCGCTCCTTGGCGTCGTCGGAGCGCACGATGAACAGCTCCAGGTACGCCCGGGCCATGCTCTCGAACGGCTCGGCCGGGTCGAAGGCGTCGAACACCCAGGAGTTGCAGTAGGTGCTCACCACCACCGCGGTCCGGAGCTCCTGGAAGAACAGGGCCAGGTCCCGGAGCTTGCCCCACACCGGCATGCCCTCCCAGTACACCCGGTGCCGCTCGCCCTCCACCGCGGCCACCCCGCCGTCCACCCGCTCCTTGAGCTCGGCCAGCAGCTCCTTGTAGAACGCCACGGCCTCGGGCGTTCCCCGCAGCACCACGGCCGGGCCCATCAGGATGCAGGCGTCGAAGAACGTGAGCGGGGCGGGCCGGTGGCTCGCCTGCCACAGGCACTCCTTCCACAGGTCCGAGGTTTCGGCCGAGAGCCCCATGACCTCCCGGAACCGGTCCGGGTCGAACCGGCGGCCCGACACCTCCTCCAGGGTGGGGATGAGGGCCTGGAACTGGGCCACCATGGCGTCCACGTGGGCCTGGGTCACCTCGGAGATGCCGGTGGGCGAGTTCACCCCGATCACCGGAACCCCGAACCTGCGGCCGTAGAACGAGAACCAGTCCTTCACGTCCCGGCACTGGTTGGTGTTGTACACGAGCACGTCGGGCCGGGGCACGCCCTCCAGGCCGTAGGCCCGCTGGAGCGGGGTCTCCCCGGCCAGGAACGCGCCGATGTCCGAGGTGAGGTAGCTGCAGATGTCGGGGCTGTACCCCAGGGCGTTGGCCAGGGGGATGTACTTCTCGGCCGACCGGGTGGCCCCCAGCATGGCCCCGTGGTTCTCGGGGTAGTACACCTCGAACCCGAAGCTGTGCAGGAGCTCGGCCGGACCCACGCTGGTGCACCACGCCACCTTCCGGTCGGGGTCCTTGGCGGCGGCGTCCACTCCGCGGAAGTGCGCCGCCATCAGTTCCTTCATGCGCTTCTGGGCGCGAAACGGCTTGATCTCGGGCATGGTTCTCTCGGCTCGAAAGCTAGAAGGCTAGAAAGCTGGAAAGCTGGAAGGCCGTGGGTCGTTCGTCGTGGGTGCTGCGAGCGGTCCACGGTGCGCGGCCGCCCCCTTTTACTCGCCCTTGAACGCGGGGCGGGACTTCTCGATCACGCTCTTCAGGCCCACCAGGGCGTCCTGGGTGGAGAAGATCTCGCCCAGGTTGGCGAGCTCCAGCTCCAGGGCGTCGTCGAGGCTCTTCTGGAACCCCTCGTCGATGATCCGGTTCGCCACCTTCAGGGCCAGCGGCGCCTTTCGGCCGACGGCCTTCACCGCGGCGGCCACCCGCGGGTCGTCGTTGGGCGCGGTGCCGGCCAGCACCTCCTGGACGTGGGCGTCGGAGAACGCCTCCACCACCGGCTCCCACCCGGCCGGGGTGGGCTTGGGCGCGTACTTGTCGCGGAACTCGCCCCGGGCCACCAGGTCGCGGATGAAGCCGTCCACGTCGTCGGCCGCCAGGTAGCCGGCCAGGCCGATCTCGTGGGCGGTCTTGCCGTCGAGGATCTGGCCGGTGAACACCAGGTACTTCCCGAGCTCCTTGCCCACCACCCGGGCCGTGCGCTGGGTACCGCCCAGGCCCGGAAAGATGCCGATGCCGGTCTCGGGCAGGCCCACGCCCGCCTTGTCGGTGACCACGATCGCGGTGCAGGCCAGGGCCAGCTCCAGCCCGCCGCCCAGGGCCAGCCCGTCCACCTTAGCGATCACGGGTTTGGGGCTCTTCTCGATCTTCCGGAGCACCTTCTGGCCCCGCCGGGCGAAGGCCACGATGTCGCCCACCCGGTCGGCCTCGATGTTGTCGATGAAGAACTTGATGTCCGCGCCGGCAACGAACGCCTTGTCGCCCGCCCCCTGGATCACCAGGGCCTTCACGTCGGGCCGGG
This is a stretch of genomic DNA from Deferrisoma camini S3R1. It encodes these proteins:
- a CDS encoding DUF481 domain-containing protein, which encodes MKIAAAVTAAALLTPAVVRAAEGWKNRAELSYTRTSGNTETEALAGTLETGLDAGTHRFAATATGLYGKTESEPTASRWSAEGRYERLLTERLFGFVSVGYLKDTFSGYDARLEVGPGVGYDVVKSEAHELKARLGVLWNYDNFAAGPEASDTYASGKAAADYEWRISDTVTFQQALDYSISFDDTDVYFLNSTSGLVVALAGNLSLGLSYTVNYQNALPAPDAEHVDTKFLTSLVVDF
- a CDS encoding PA2779 family protein, coding for MRFARSWKTPTALILLFSFLCLSLPTSPAVAGWIPTRRVLSPQERLATALERQEIADALRQLGIDPAEAHRRALGLSDAEAREALERLDTLPAGGDPLVAIVTTAAFVFVVLLITDILGYTDVFPFVKRTVR
- a CDS encoding PA2778 family cysteine peptidase, encoding MGVTGQAPFLHPVSWRPRPVVSALLALALVAAGCAPRLALRRAGLPEAARVEGVPVIRQTRNHCGPAALAMVLAWAGRPADPADLGPLVYTPARKGTFPSDLAREARGRGLLAWRVPPQPESLFAEVAAGHPVLVLENRGLSWAPVYHYSVLVGYGPGGVILHAGGELPEEVATGTFVRTWLRAGGFGLVVLPPGELPATAGPEDVLDALADLEEAGRTAEAARGYRAFLARWPEDWRGAFGWGNALWAAGDLAGAEAALRRAHATAPERPEPLNNLALVLARLGRRDEARAVARMAVEAAERLGLDPGPYRETERQAGTVGR
- a CDS encoding IS110 family RNA-guided transposase, which produces MSSDVKRLEWFRQFRSKVRGSNDYLVIGIDVAKEKHHAFFGTSGGTTLYKRFVFANTREGFERLRELARDLQQRHGLSERVFGLEPTGVYHKPLLAYLIERGECVVQVSNVAVQRNRELLDGRWDKNDAADTANVADLVGQGRVLFPDAPGEPLRELRNLVRARVRLKKREHALRMRIRNHLVAQFFPELERAYGRGIADRVVLQVIRHGMDPREIAQMEFEAFWNRIALPRWNIRQERKVREVWEAAKTSIGCPMDETIRWEAKRLVEELDLVRTHLVEVEQQMRESLLGFPEARSLLSIPGVGPVLAAMVLAAIGDPHRFQHRRQVVRLAGLDLCASRSGKTSDRAVPKISKQGKGALRYALVHAAIIAAHQNPAIRAYFTRCLEGRQHERGIRQKMYVKLAAKLLVVAWHLMKTRSVFDPERFLAGQTG
- a CDS encoding AbrB/MazE/SpoVT family DNA-binding domain-containing protein; translated protein: MPVARLSSKSQIVIPAAIRRRLGLKAGDLLEIRQEGNSVVVRKAERSALDELERIGGDLWRGSAEALKKEREEWDG
- a CDS encoding type II toxin-antitoxin system VapC family toxin — protein: MGRVTPEDIPPGSTVGIDTVAWIYLLERHPVHYPTARRFFARLEAGELQGVAASLVFTELLVPAYRAGEPRRARELARILENFPHLRILDLTPSIALRAADLRARYGLRTPDAIHCATATAARCDAVLTNDAAFLRISSELTVYLFEAPSQDPWLEAVPSFPTE
- a CDS encoding type II toxin-antitoxin system VapC family toxin — translated: MSTVVVDCSVALAWCFEDETTEFTEAVLDAVVAGGAVVPCLWPLEAANVLLVAERRKRISEAQATQFLDRLLALPIQIETPAGNETWTRVHALGRTHGLSSYDAAYLDLAIRRGLPLATLDRDLKKAAENSGVPLFVPG
- a CDS encoding type II toxin-antitoxin system Phd/YefM family antitoxin, with product METIGAYEAKTHLSALLDRVASGERITITRRGVPVAVLTPVPDGVRDATSAAADLRRLRRGARLDGLTIREMIEEGRR
- a CDS encoding DNA polymerase III subunit chi, whose product is MRIDFFEVKGPRWDLALCERVEQAYAAGLRVYVWAESQADARHLDDLLWEFREDSFVPHGLWQGGDGIDDPVAVGWMPGNPNGARCLVLARDARPDEIQGFDRVVDFAPVDLPDRVGPARQRFKAFRAAGLPVRFHKA